One segment of Thermococcus sp. DNA contains the following:
- a CDS encoding DNA methyltransferase — protein MSSSARVFNAKRAKRFKLLWKDLRGVMRMKNTQALVDILVWITEGEYTSNEMKLFEDAKQLYELQLAKMEFLNFSSDLDEFIKRTAYFEEVFGKKSWHYYISSVKGKGQIGHTNQYMTHWFYPYKGKFHGQMVKALINFANARNSDVVLDPYLGSGTTLIESSLLGLPGKGVEINPALAIISQIKLDSLGILYPELSNVLTPTLVNEAFKYFKNLKVQPNSIKPTVEEHLNARELLELLWDSYFPRSSLHELPFEWRNFLMLVYLHALSDYTYLKGTRKEKSLQEFFHENLQEYLKTIEGTYNVRQKLDIELGDYDITIGSTLNLPYPDESVKAIVTSPPYSIALDYIKNDEHLLKYFGIDISALRDQMIGLRGKGKEKLVLYERDLKRSVGEMIRVLKPGGWAVIVLGDISINGIRTNFKDKILNWGIELGCSEVFALERAILGGFARLRFEYLIFLRK, from the coding sequence TTGAGCAGTTCTGCGAGGGTGTTTAATGCTAAAAGAGCTAAAAGATTTAAACTCCTTTGGAAAGACCTTAGGGGGGTTATGCGGATGAAAAATACACAAGCTTTGGTAGACATCTTGGTGTGGATAACCGAAGGAGAATATACTTCAAATGAGATGAAACTATTTGAGGATGCAAAACAATTATATGAACTTCAACTTGCTAAGATGGAATTTTTGAACTTCTCTAGCGATCTTGACGAGTTCATTAAGAGGACAGCATACTTTGAAGAAGTTTTCGGTAAGAAAAGTTGGCACTATTACATAAGTTCTGTGAAGGGAAAGGGCCAAATTGGGCATACGAATCAATACATGACTCATTGGTTTTATCCGTATAAAGGCAAGTTTCATGGGCAGATGGTTAAGGCACTCATAAACTTTGCAAACGCTAGGAATTCGGATGTGGTTCTTGATCCATACCTCGGCTCTGGAACTACCCTTATAGAAAGCTCCCTCTTGGGTCTCCCGGGTAAAGGCGTCGAAATAAACCCGGCCCTTGCTATAATCTCCCAGATAAAACTTGACTCTTTGGGCATTTTGTACCCAGAGCTCTCCAATGTGTTAACCCCCACTTTAGTGAACGAGGCCTTTAAATATTTTAAGAACCTCAAAGTTCAACCTAATTCAATAAAACCAACGGTTGAAGAGCATCTTAATGCAAGGGAACTCCTTGAACTGCTATGGGATTCGTATTTTCCCAGATCCTCACTTCACGAACTCCCCTTTGAGTGGCGTAACTTTCTAATGCTAGTATACCTTCACGCACTTTCTGACTATACTTATCTAAAAGGGACCCGAAAAGAAAAGTCCCTTCAGGAGTTCTTCCATGAGAATCTTCAGGAATATCTTAAAACAATTGAGGGTACTTATAATGTGAGACAGAAGCTCGATATAGAGCTTGGTGATTATGATATCACAATCGGTTCGACACTCAATCTTCCCTATCCGGATGAAAGTGTTAAAGCAATAGTGACTTCACCTCCCTATAGCATTGCATTGGACTATATTAAGAATGATGAACACCTTTTGAAGTACTTTGGAATAGATATCAGTGCTCTGAGGGACCAGATGATAGGTTTAAGGGGCAAGGGGAAAGAAAAACTTGTGTTGTATGAGAGGGATTTAAAGCGCAGTGTTGGGGAGATGATCCGGGTTCTGAAACCCGGCGGATGGGCAGTCATAGTCTTGGGTGATATAAGCATTAACGGAATACGCACGAACTTTAAAGACA
- a CDS encoding DNA-directed DNA polymerase II small subunit: MLIEDLIKNKYLITPSAYYLLEPHYKKDFTLAELIKFAKARGTFVVDSSLAEEFLVEKGIVSTGEPVGQVSDGLETEGPLEGSLSEISREIGETPETSVSEPVFTEKPSEPEPFETVESGEESSSISTGDVSEFESPVPVSTENSDELSESSDETSISTGTGVDLEQSDGLFVDKEASSEDVSGEESFISTGTSEPESPENDVMELSGSVLENPSGECLPLEGENGYGNGYLDSEEYYENGNGVKPKIVYGDYGVPIAYVGEDVEGEKSYSTYENVVIKPREGFHYRAKEIPDEWEVTFDVKNVKFEAPRVKNAASKEGEIIIQAYSSYFKSRLKKMRRIFRENPEIGTVIDIAKLSYVRDDEVTIIGLVNSKRETAKGFMFEVEDSTGRIKVFLGKDKEGSLDAYNAIMPDSVVAFRGQPGRGIFFANRVFLPDVPKFRREKPPLEEKVYAVLLSDIHVGSNKFCEKAFEKFLEWLNGEVNSRAEEELVSRIKYMILGGDVVDGVGIYPGQYNELEIPDIFDQYEALANLLRNVPEHITMFIGPGNHDAARTALPQPGFYEEYARPIYKLKNAVIISNPAVINLHGREFLIAHGRGIEDVVDFIPKRSHHRPAEAMVDLLRLRHLAPTFGNKVPIAPDPEDTLVIESVPDLFQAGHVHVMQYKIYNGVFVINSGTWQAQTEFQKMVNIVPTPARVPIIDVETARLRAVVSFEQFCEGV, from the coding sequence ATGTTAATCGAGGATTTAATCAAGAACAAGTATCTGATAACGCCATCGGCCTACTACCTCCTCGAACCCCACTACAAGAAGGACTTCACCCTTGCCGAGCTGATTAAGTTTGCCAAGGCCAGGGGAACCTTCGTTGTTGACTCCTCACTCGCTGAGGAGTTTCTCGTGGAGAAGGGCATTGTTTCCACTGGAGAACCAGTTGGGCAGGTCTCCGATGGGCTCGAAACGGAAGGGCCTTTGGAAGGCTCTCTCAGTGAAATCTCTAGAGAAATCGGTGAAACTCCTGAAACATCCGTTTCTGAGCCCGTTTTTACAGAAAAGCCATCTGAACCGGAGCCTTTTGAGACAGTAGAATCCGGTGAAGAATCGAGTTCTATTTCCACTGGAGATGTGTCTGAGTTCGAGTCCCCAGTTCCTGTTTCTACGGAAAATAGCGATGAGCTTTCCGAATCTTCCGACGAGACCTCTATTTCCACTGGAACTGGCGTGGATTTGGAGCAGTCTGATGGCCTTTTTGTTGATAAAGAAGCTTCCAGTGAGGATGTTTCAGGGGAGGAGAGTTTTATTTCCACTGGAACCTCTGAACCCGAGAGTCCCGAAAACGATGTCATGGAGCTATCGGGGTCGGTATTAGAAAACCCCTCTGGGGAATGCCTTCCACTGGAAGGTGAGAATGGCTACGGAAACGGCTATCTTGATAGCGAGGAGTACTACGAAAATGGGAACGGTGTGAAGCCGAAAATAGTTTACGGCGACTACGGTGTTCCGATAGCTTACGTTGGAGAGGACGTTGAGGGCGAGAAGAGCTATTCGACCTACGAGAACGTCGTGATAAAACCCAGGGAGGGCTTCCACTACCGTGCAAAGGAAATCCCCGACGAGTGGGAGGTAACCTTTGACGTCAAGAACGTGAAGTTCGAGGCTCCCAGGGTGAAGAACGCCGCGAGCAAGGAGGGCGAGATAATAATCCAGGCCTACTCGAGCTATTTCAAATCGAGGCTCAAGAAGATGCGCAGAATCTTTCGCGAGAACCCCGAAATCGGGACGGTCATAGACATCGCGAAGCTGAGCTACGTCAGGGACGACGAGGTTACGATAATCGGCCTTGTTAACAGCAAGAGGGAAACGGCCAAGGGCTTTATGTTCGAGGTCGAAGACTCCACTGGCAGAATCAAGGTCTTCCTCGGAAAGGACAAGGAGGGCTCTTTAGACGCTTACAACGCGATAATGCCCGATTCGGTCGTTGCATTCCGCGGTCAGCCCGGCAGGGGTATTTTCTTCGCCAACCGCGTTTTCCTCCCGGACGTTCCCAAGTTCAGGCGTGAAAAACCGCCCCTCGAGGAGAAGGTCTACGCCGTTCTGCTGAGCGACATCCACGTCGGTTCAAACAAGTTCTGCGAGAAGGCCTTTGAGAAGTTCCTTGAGTGGCTCAACGGCGAGGTCAACAGCAGGGCCGAGGAAGAGCTCGTGAGCAGGATTAAGTACATGATACTCGGCGGTGACGTGGTTGATGGTGTAGGCATTTACCCCGGCCAGTACAACGAGCTGGAAATCCCGGACATCTTCGACCAGTATGAGGCCTTAGCCAACCTCCTCCGCAACGTTCCCGAGCATATAACAATGTTCATCGGTCCAGGCAACCACGATGCCGCGAGGACGGCCCTTCCACAGCCGGGCTTTTACGAGGAGTACGCAAGGCCGATATACAAGCTCAAGAACGCCGTCATAATAAGCAATCCAGCTGTGATAAACCTCCACGGCAGGGAGTTTCTCATTGCCCACGGAAGGGGAATCGAGGACGTGGTTGACTTCATACCCAAGAGGAGTCACCACAGGCCGGCCGAGGCAATGGTCGACCTCCTCAGGCTTAGGCACCTCGCGCCGACCTTCGGCAACAAGGTTCCCATAGCTCCCGACCCGGAGGATACCCTCGTCATAGAGTCCGTTCCCGACCTCTTCCAGGCCGGTCACGTCCACGTTATGCAGTACAAGATTTACAACGGCGTCTTCGTCATAAACAGCGGAACCTGGCAGGCCCAGACCGAGTTCCAGAAGATGGTGAACATCGTTCCTACCCCTGCGCGGGTTCCCATAATAGACGTTGAAACGGCCCGTTTGAGGGCGGTTGTAAGCTTTGAGCAGTTCTGCGAGGGTGTTTAA
- a CDS encoding ORC1-type DNA replication protein has protein sequence MGAMGSDDYLTSIFEKYLHAKKIFKNKEVLRHSYTPKELPHRHEQIDELAHILVPVLRGETPSNVFVYGKTGTGKTVTVKFVTEELKKISKKYNIPVEVIYINCEIVDTHYRVLARIVNHFKAESGVEVPLVGWPTDEVYAKLKEVIDAKERFVIIVLDEIDKLIKKSGDDILYSLTRINTELSRAKVSIVGISNDLKFKEYLDARVLSSLSEEEVVFPPYDANQLRDILMQRAKEAFYEGVLDDAVVPLCAALAAREHGDARRALDLLRVAGEIAEREGASKVTERHVWKAQEKIEQDTMEEVIKTLPLHSKVLLYAIVMLDENGELPANTGDVYSVYKSLCDHLDVEPLTQRRVSDLINELDMLGIINAKVVSKGRYGRTKEIRLNVTPYMVKNIYRHDEQVRSLLTLTLSRQRRLF, from the coding sequence ATGGGAGCCATGGGCAGTGACGACTACCTGACCTCGATATTCGAGAAGTACCTTCACGCCAAGAAGATATTCAAGAACAAGGAAGTGCTCAGGCACAGCTATACTCCAAAGGAACTCCCTCACAGGCACGAGCAGATTGACGAACTCGCTCATATCCTCGTTCCAGTTCTCAGGGGGGAAACGCCCTCCAACGTTTTTGTTTACGGTAAAACCGGCACGGGTAAAACCGTGACTGTAAAATTCGTTACCGAGGAGCTCAAGAAGATATCGAAGAAGTACAACATTCCAGTTGAGGTTATCTACATCAACTGTGAGATAGTCGACACCCACTACCGCGTTCTTGCAAGAATAGTGAACCACTTCAAGGCGGAAAGCGGTGTGGAGGTTCCCCTCGTCGGCTGGCCCACCGATGAAGTCTACGCCAAGCTGAAAGAGGTCATAGATGCGAAGGAGCGCTTTGTTATAATCGTTCTGGACGAGATTGACAAGCTCATTAAGAAGAGTGGCGACGACATCCTCTACTCCCTGACGAGGATAAACACGGAGCTGTCGAGGGCGAAGGTGAGCATAGTCGGTATCTCAAACGACCTCAAGTTCAAGGAATATCTAGACGCCCGTGTTCTCTCGAGTTTGAGCGAGGAGGAGGTTGTTTTTCCGCCCTACGATGCCAACCAGCTCAGGGACATTCTAATGCAACGTGCCAAGGAGGCCTTCTATGAGGGTGTCCTCGATGACGCCGTCGTCCCGCTCTGTGCGGCCTTAGCGGCCAGGGAACACGGTGACGCGAGGCGCGCTTTGGATTTGCTCCGCGTTGCCGGTGAAATAGCGGAGCGCGAGGGGGCAAGCAAGGTAACTGAAAGACACGTCTGGAAGGCGCAGGAAAAGATAGAGCAGGACACGATGGAGGAGGTCATAAAGACCCTTCCGCTCCACTCGAAGGTCCTCCTCTATGCAATAGTTATGCTCGACGAGAACGGCGAGTTGCCGGCGAACACGGGCGATGTTTATTCCGTTTACAAATCCCTCTGCGACCACCTCGACGTGGAGCCCCTCACTCAGAGGCGCGTGAGCGATTTGATTAACGAACTCGACATGCTTGGAATCATCAACGCTAAGGTCGTCAGCAAGGGACGTTACGGGAGGACAAAGGAGATACGGCTGAACGTTACCCCCTACATGGTGAAGAACATATACCGCCACGATGAACAGGTTAGGAGCCTCCTCACGCTGACCCTCTCCCGGCAGAGGAGGTTGTTCTGA